The Maridesulfovibrio hydrothermalis AM13 = DSM 14728 DNA window TTACTGCTGACCTCATGAAGCATAATAAGCTGAAACTTGATCCCAGCAGAAACGATCATATTATTGCAACCTTCCACGATTCCTGTAACCCTGCACGCGCCATGGGCCTCATGGACGAGCCTCGTTACGTTCTCAAGAATGTTGTTAAGAACTTCCACGAAATGCCTGAACAGACTATCCGTGAGCAAACATTCTGTTGTGCTGGCGGCTCCGGTCTTAACACAGACGAAATCATGGAAATTCGCATGCGTGGCGGTCTGCCTCGCGGTAACGCACTTAAGACTGTTCAGGATGAAAATGGCGTAAACATGCTTTCCTGCATCTGTGCGATCGACCGTGCTACCCTTATTCCTCTTGCTAACTACTGGGCTCCCGGCGTTGACGTCTGCGGTGTTCACGAGCTGGTAGGTAACGCCCTCATCATGGACGGCGAAAAAGAAAGGGAAACCGACCTTCGTATGGAACCTCTGCCCGGTAAGGAGGGGTAACTCATGCATTACGGTGGAAAAATCATAACTGGCCTGGTCATCTTCCTCGGCCTTGTCTCCATGCCTTTCTGGTTCAACATCGGCGGAAGCTTTGAAGAGCCTAAGCTGGAATTGCCCAAGAATGCTAAAATATGTATTGCGCCGACTCAGGATATGCGCGCAAATCACATGAAGCTTCTTGATGAATGGAGAGATATGGCCCTGCGCGAAGGTAAAAGAACCTACATCAGTGCTCAAGGCGACAAGTACACTATCAGTTTGCAGAACACTTGTATGAAATGCCATACAAGCAAAGAGCAATTCTGTGACAAATGTCACGTTGCTGCTAGTGTTACTCCCTATTGCTGGGATTGCCACGTACCTCCCAAGGAGGCAAAATAATGAAACAGAGTAGAAGAAACTTCCTTAAGTTTGCAGGACTCTCTGCAGCAGGACTTTGCCTCGCCCCCACAGCAGCCGCTCTGGCTTCTGGCGGTGGAGGCGGTAAAGCCCACGCAGTGGTAAATGACAACAGCCTACATGCTAAACGCTGGGCTATGGTCATTGATACCCGCAAGCTTAATACCGAAGAAGCTATTGAAGCTCTGGCTGAGTCCTGTCATCAGATCCACAACGTGCCCACTATCGATTCTAAACAGAATGTCAAGTGGATGTGGTCCGGAACATATGGTGAAACTTTTCCTGAACAGGAAAACAATTTCCCATCTGAAGCTCAGGAGAAAAACAGATTCCCCCTGCTCTGCAACCACTGTGAATCTCCCTCCTGCGTACGCGTTTGCCCCACGAAGGCTACTTTCAAGCGTCCTGACAACATTGTGGCTATGGACTACCATCGCTGCATCGGTTGTCGTTACTGCATGGCAGCATGTCCTTTCGGTGCACGTAGCTTCAACTTCATGGACCCCAGACCTCACCTGGATATGGACAACATCAATAAGAAGTTCCCCACCCGCATGCGCGGAGTTGTTGAAAAATGCAACTTCTGTGTCGAGCGTCTGGCTGTAGGCGAATTGCCTTCATGTGTAGAAAAATCCGCTGGCGCTATCGTCTTCGGCGATCTGCAGGACCCTGATTCCAATGTCAGAAAGGCCCTCAGAGAGAACTTCACCATCCGTAGGAAACCTGGCGCAGGCACTGAGCCGGGCGTTTACTACATCATCTAGGGGGGTAGCTTGATATGCTCGAAAAAGCTCTAAAAGGCGGCCCGAAATACTGGAGCTGGATTGCATTCCTGCTTCTGATTATCGGTGCAGGCTTCACAGTATACCTGAACCAGTTGCAGGACGGCTTGACCATCACCGGTCTCAGCCGCGATGTTTCCTGGGGCTTTTACATTGCCCAGTTCACTTACCTTGTCGGTCTTGCCGCTTCCGGCGTTATGATCGTACTGCCTTACTACTTCCATCATTATAAGAAGTTCAAAGGCATGGTAATTATGGGTGAATTCATGGCTATCGCTGCTGTTGTCATGTGTCTCGGTTTCATCATCGTTGACATCGGGCAGCCCCAGCGCATGCTGAACATTATCTTCCATCCGACACCTAACTCTGTCCTTTTCTGGGATATGATTGTTCTGAACGGTTACCTGTTCCTGAACGTTGTCATCGGTTGGACATGCCTTGAGTGCGAACGTCAGCGCATAGAAACACCTAAATGGGTTAAACCTCTGGTTTACACTTCCATTGTTTGGGCGTTCTCTATTCATACCGTTACTGCATTCCTGTACGCAGGCCTTCCCGGTCGTCATTACTGGCTCACTGCCATTCTGGCTGCCCGCTTTCTGGCTTCTGCGTTCTGTTCCGGACCTGCAATCCTGCTGCTGGTTGTGTTTCTTGTTCGCAAGATCACCAAATACGATCCAGGCAAAGCCGCAATCGGAACACTCACAACTATTATCACATACGCAATGTGCGTGAACGTATTCTTCTTCATGCTTGAAGTGTTCACCGCATTCTACTCCAATATGCCGGGACATATTCATCCTCTGGCGTACCTCTTCGCTGGCAGCCACGGCCACCACGAACTGGTCCCCTGGATGTGGACTGCAGCAACCTTTGCTATTCTCAGCCTTGCGTTGCTAATCCCGCCAAAACTGCGTTACAATCAGAAACTGCTGCCCTGGACACTTGCCATCCTCGTTATTGCTACCTGGATCGACAAGGGCCTCGGCCTGCTGATCGGTGGTCAGACACCGAACCCCTTCAATGAAATCACAGTTTACTGGCCTACCGGCAAAGAACTGATGATCTCCATGATGGTTTACGCACTCGGCGCACTGACTCTGACAATCCTTTATAAGATTGCAACAGACGTTAAGCGCGAACTCGGCGAACTGACCACCCCTGATTAATCAGGCAAGTTCATCGTTTATTAAAAGGCCCCTGCTTCTTCCGAAGCAGGGGCCTTTTCTTATGTGGCGCAATGTCAACCAAATTCAAATCCTAATTTTACTTATGCGGCTCAAAACAAGACACCCTGAATTATTCGGGTATATGAACATGCCGGAGCGAAATATTATCGCAAAAGCGATAAATAACGTGAAATTAGAATTTTATTTGCAATCTATAAATTTCATAGGCGCTAATACTGAAAAACCCGCATATCCATGTGGACATGCGGGTTTCTTGCGAAAGTTTCCTTACGCAGGAGGGGGACAGGTACAGCGAAGCTATACGTAATCACCCCGGTTAAACTTAATCTGTTCGGTCACTGCCATGACTTCAAGTTCACCGACAATGGCTCCGAGTTCCGGGTTTTCGCTGGCTACGCCGGGCCAATCCTTCTTGAGGGAATCAACTCCACCTTGAATACCTTCAAGAGTATTGTACGCCTGCTTCAGTCCACCTTCAGAGGAAGAACCGAGCTGCTGTGCGTAACTGTCCAGCTGTCCGAAAATCTGTTCCACCTTGCCTACAAACTCACTTTCACTGACCTGAGCCGGCTGCACCTGAGCAACCTGCTGCACTTGCAGTAAGGGGTTCATGGCATGAAGACCAGGCACCGGAGGCGGTGTTGCAGTTTTCCGGGCGCTGCCCTGCTGCACTTCCTGATTAAGGAATTCCCCGAATGCCGCCCCGTCAACCTTCTTAGCCTTGTTGTCCAACTGCTGTTGCTGCAGTTTCAAGGCTTCAATCTGTTCAGGACTAATCTTCATATTCTACTCCTCAGCCTTTGGTTTCACTCTGAATATGCAATGACCTTGCCAAAGTCTAGACTTTTTAACAACGGGTTGATTTAATTGATTTAAATATTTTTAATACCGGAAATTATTGCCCGAATTAAAAATAAGTAAAATTAACCAAGACTTTTTTTCCACCTGTACAATAAATCATAAGAAAATGCTTGTCCATGACTGCCATAATCGTATAATATTAGAAGTAAGAAAATTTTTTATTACTTTTTCATCTATGCACTATGTTCGAAATACGGAGGAATTATTATGGCTGACATCAAGAAGATTCTCTGTGCAGTTGACTTTTCCAATCACAGCCCTGTTGTAGCTGACTACGCAACAACACTTGCAAAAACAATGGGTGCTGAAATCATGTGCCTGTATGTTGCCCCTTCGTTGGATCAATATGTAGGTTTCCATGTTCCGCCCAGCTCCATTGAAAACTTTGTAGGTGAAATTGTAACCGGCGCAGATT harbors:
- the dsrJ gene encoding sulfate reduction electron transfer complex DsrMKJOP subunit DsrJ, whose protein sequence is MHYGGKIITGLVIFLGLVSMPFWFNIGGSFEEPKLELPKNAKICIAPTQDMRANHMKLLDEWRDMALREGKRTYISAQGDKYTISLQNTCMKCHTSKEQFCDKCHVAASVTPYCWDCHVPPKEAK
- the dsrO gene encoding sulfate reduction electron transfer complex DsrMKJOP subunit DsrO, with amino-acid sequence MKQSRRNFLKFAGLSAAGLCLAPTAAALASGGGGGKAHAVVNDNSLHAKRWAMVIDTRKLNTEEAIEALAESCHQIHNVPTIDSKQNVKWMWSGTYGETFPEQENNFPSEAQEKNRFPLLCNHCESPSCVRVCPTKATFKRPDNIVAMDYHRCIGCRYCMAACPFGARSFNFMDPRPHLDMDNINKKFPTRMRGVVEKCNFCVERLAVGELPSCVEKSAGAIVFGDLQDPDSNVRKALRENFTIRRKPGAGTEPGVYYII
- the dsrP gene encoding sulfate reduction electron transfer complex DsrMKJOP subunit DsrP: MLEKALKGGPKYWSWIAFLLLIIGAGFTVYLNQLQDGLTITGLSRDVSWGFYIAQFTYLVGLAASGVMIVLPYYFHHYKKFKGMVIMGEFMAIAAVVMCLGFIIVDIGQPQRMLNIIFHPTPNSVLFWDMIVLNGYLFLNVVIGWTCLECERQRIETPKWVKPLVYTSIVWAFSIHTVTAFLYAGLPGRHYWLTAILAARFLASAFCSGPAILLLVVFLVRKITKYDPGKAAIGTLTTIITYAMCVNVFFFMLEVFTAFYSNMPGHIHPLAYLFAGSHGHHELVPWMWTAATFAILSLALLIPPKLRYNQKLLPWTLAILVIATWIDKGLGLLIGGQTPNPFNEITVYWPTGKELMISMMVYALGALTLTILYKIATDVKRELGELTTPD